A stretch of DNA from Francisella uliginis:
TCCATAGTTAATAAATCATAGGTTAAAATATATGTTAGATATCTTTAAAACCCCTATAAATACTAAAACTAAACTGTTACTGTCAACATCAGGTAGTAACTCTTCGATAACTAGGCATAATACAGCTATTCAAAAATTAGGGCTAAATCTTTGCTACTTCACATTTGAGGGAGAAATCTCAGCAAAGACTTATACTGATACAATTAAAGCACCTTTTATAAATGGTGGCACTGTTACAGCTCATAATGGTCTAAAATCAAAGGTAATCCCTTTCTTAGATTATGTCGAGCCTCTTGCTCAGAAGACTCTAGCTGTAAACACTATTATTAATAAAGATGGCAAGCTTTATGGTTATAATACTGATTGTCATGGTTTACAAACAGCTTTAGCTAAAGGTATAAAAGAATCTAAACAAGATATCAAAACTGCTATAATCTACGGTAATGGCGGTGTCTCTGGTGTTGCTTTTAAGGTACTGCAAGATTTAGGTATCAAAGTAACTATCATCGGTAGAAATGCTGAAAAAGTAGCTCAAAAAAGAAAAGAGCTGGGTATAGAAAACATCCCCCACTTTGAAGGGCCTTATGATCTAGTAGTTGATGCAACTCCTATTTCATCATCGCCTAATCTAGAGCAAAATACTCAATTTATAGATTTGGTTAAGAATACAAAAATAGTATTTTGTCATGCTATGCCTGAAAAGGATAATAAGAAAAATCATCTACTAGAATATTGTAATAAAAACAGTATCTTTTATATCTCAGGTGAAGATATGTATATTGCCCAACTTATAAAGCAATATATGATTTATTTTGAAAACCTCAATCAAAAGAAAATCTCTGAAGAGGATATAATCGCTGCTTGGGGATTGTAAAAATAGACATCATAGCAAATCTTATCCTTAAATGTTAAACTCTAACTGAAAAGATAGGATATAAATTATGAATAAAAAGCTTACTCGCAATATTATTCTAGCTATGATCTTAGGGGCTATTTTCGGCTCAATATTTCATTTTTTTTCTGATGTCTTTTGGGTTAGACAATACCTTGTAAACGGTATTTTAGATATCGTTGGTACAATTTTCATTACCTTAATGAAAATGCTAGTTGTGCCACTAGTTCTAGTATCAATAATTTGTGGTACAAGTAATATATCTGATCCAAAAATCCTTGGCCGAGTTGGTGGTAAAGCCATTTGTCTTTATATAATGACAACAGCTATAGCAATTTCATTAGCTATTTCAATCGCGTTATTATTCAATATCGGTGCTGGAGCAAATATAGCCACAACAGATTTACACTATAATACAGGTCAGGCTCAAAGTTTAACTCAGACAATTTTAGGGCTATTTACTGAAAATCCTTTTAAATCATTTGAACAAGGTAATCTATTACAGATAATAGTTTTTGCTATCTTATTTGGCTTAGCTATAAGCCTTACACAAGAGCCTTCTAGACAAAGGATAAACCAGTGGTTTCAAGATATAAACAATGTAATTATGTCACTAACAAATATTGTCATAAATCTTACCCCATACGGTGTCTTTGCTCTAATTTCAAAACTAGTTATAACGACTGAATTTAGCAAATTTCTACATATTTTCAGTTATTTTTTTACAGTACTGCTAGTTTTGATTATTCATCTTTTTATCACAAATGGAATCTTAATAGGAATTCTCGCAAGATTAAACCCTATCAAATTTTTTAGTAAATTGTTACCTGTTCAACTTTTTGCTTTCTCAACTGCTAGTAGTAATGCTACTATCCCTTTAACTTTAGATACTGCAGAAAATAAAGTTGGTATCGATAGACAAATATGTGGCTTTTCAATCCCTCTTGGGGCAACTATAAATATGGATGGTACTGCTATTATGCAAGGGGCTGCTACAGTATTTATAGCCCATATTTATAATATTGACCTTAGTCTTTCTGCATATATCACAGTTATATTAACTGCTACATTAAGCTCAATAGGAACTGCTGGAATCCCTAGCATAGGTCTTATTACTTTAACTTTAGTATTATCGCAAGTTGGACTTCCTGTTGAAGGTATAGCTTTGATAATTGGTATAGATAGGATATTAGATATGGTTAGAACAGCTGTAAATATTACCGGTGATCTTGCTGTATCAACAGTTATTGCCAAATCAGAAAATTATTTACATAAAGATATTTTTGATAAATAAAGGATTAAGATTTATTTTCTTTTAAGGTATCCAACCAATTAGAATAAAAAGCTACTCTATCATTTTGCCAAGAGTAATCTATATTTCCATTATCATTATAATAGCCATAAGGCTTTGTTATATTTTCAGCTGCAGCCTTATCTCTTAAATATTCAGTTTCTAAAGTAGCTTGCGTATACTCCAAATGATTAAGCATATATGTGATTTTATGAGTTTTATCAACCAAACAATCCAAACCATCTATAGGCGATGCTAAGATAACATCAGTATATTTTAAGACATTATTATCTTTTATTGTTGTTTGTCTTGATACACAAGCTTTAAGTTGACCCTCTACACCTTTTAGCAATGGATGATCATGCTTAATAGGTTTATGCTCATAGACACCAAATAACTTATGATCTAAACATTCTTTTTGAATATCATACAGGTAATTTAGACCTGCTTGAGCAGCCCAACAAACTAGCATTACAGATAAATCATATTCAAGACTTTTTGTGATAATTTCACAAACTTCTTCATAAAAATCTACATCTTCAAACGCTAATAGTTCTACTGGTGCTCCAGTAATAACAATCCCATCTAACTCGGCAAAATCATAATCTTGCCAATTGGAATAATTCTTCTCTAAATGACTCTTCTGGACTCGAGTACTAGGCCTTACTAAAGAATGAAAGAAGACAAAATCAACAATCGTAGAACTATTCTGAGAAAGCACATCTTTCCATTGTTTTTCTGTTTCTTTGACAGTTGGCATTAGATTAACAACAGCTATGCGAAGATGTTTAATACCAGTACTTTTAAAACTAATTTGATTTGAGAAATTAACTTTCAAATCACTGAAGTAATTAAATGACTTTTTGACATTGACCGTCATAATTCACCTCCGAATACTCTAAAGCTTGTGTTAAATCTTCAATCAAATCATTAGGATCTTCTAAACCTACAGATAATCTAACTAAACCATTAGAAATCCCTGACTGTAATTTTTCTTCTTCACTTAATTGAGAATGAGTTGTAGATGCTGGATGGATTATCAAACTTCTAGCATCACCAATATTTGCACAATGAGTAAATAGCTTTGTTTGCTCCACAAGATTCTTACCTGCTTCAAAACCATTTTCTAATTCTATTGTCAAAAGCCCAACTAACCCCTTCGTGAAGTATTTATTTGCTAGAAGATTATATGGTGAGTTTACTAAACCTGCATAATTTACTTTTTTAACTTTTGGATGAGCATTTAAAAACTTCGCGACTATTTCAGCATTTTTAACATGTCTATCTAGTCTTGCACCTAAAGTTTCTAAACCCTGAATTGCTAAAAATGCTGTATGTGGACTAAGTGTAGCTCCAATATCACGTAAGCCTACAGCTAATCCCCTAACAGTAAAAGCAAGTTTTCCAAATGCCTTAGCAAAAGAGATATTATTATAAGATGAATCTGGTTCTGATAATAAAGGGAATTTATCATTTGCTGTCCAGTCAAAATTACCACTATCAACAACTGCCCCACCAACTATAGAACCATTACCACTTAAATATTTTGTTAAAGAATAAGAAACTATATCAGCACCATGCTCAATTGGGTTGAGTAAATAAGGTGTAGCAACAGTGTTATCTACAATGAGTGGAATACCAGCCTCATGAGCAATCTCTGCAAGAGCTTTTATATCAGCAATAACTCCTGATGGATTTGATTGCGACTCAATATACAATGCTTTTGTATTATCTTGAATAGCATTTCTGACTTCATCAAGTTTATTTATATCAACTAGAGTTGACTGCCAACCGAACTGTCTTGGAAATGTATGTGTTAGTTGTGTTATAGATCCACCATACAAATATTTTGAAGCAACAATATGATCTCCACTTTGAAGTAAGTTCAAAAGTATCAACAACTGTGCAGCATGACCTGATGAACAAGCAAACCCTCCAGTTGCACCATGTAAATTGGCTAATCTTGAAGCATATTCATCTACAGTAGGATTCGTTAAGCGTGAATATATACTACCAAATTCTTCTAGTGCAAATAGCTTAGCTGCATGCTCTGTACTTTCAAATACAAAGCTAGATGTTTGATGTATCGGTGTTTGTACAGAACCACTTTTTTCTGGAATAGATCGATGTACCGCTAAAGTTTCTAAAGAATATTTACTCATAGTTTTCTCCTATTTATAAAACTCTTTAGCTTGGGAGAAAATCTGAGAATGGAGGATTGATATCCAGCACCCTTTTAGCAGATTATTTTTCGTGTCCGCAAGCTGAGTTACCAAATCAACACGTTTATAAGCCTTAGCTTATAAGTCTATATGAAATTTCTTTCATACTATTTAGCTTAGTCTTTAGAGATACTATTGTCAAATAGTTATACCACACTTTTTTAAAGTTTTTTCCAAAAAAATAATCTAGAAATAATTATAATTTAGATTATTATTGAACATTCTCTAAATATTTTTTCATACCTTCTATGCTACTAAAATCATTACAGCTTAAGCAATTAGTATAGGTATTATGTGAATTAAAGATATTTTTAAGAGCAAAACCTGGTCCAATTTCAACCACATTAGAATAACCATATTCAAATACACATTGAGAAAGTTTACCAAATTGTAGAGTTGTACTTAACTCTTTTGCCAAAAAACTTGTAGCTGATGCTGAAGTATAGTTTTTACTAAGGCTCAAAGAATCTATAATTGGGTATCGAAGGTAACAATTATCATACTGTTTAAGATAACTAGCAAACTTAGATGTCGCATCTTTTAGAAAATATGTATGAGATGGAACATTTACACTAACTTTTTTAACAAACTTCGCTCCTAACTCTTTAACTGCATTTGCAAATACCTCAAGCTCCTTATTTGATCCAGCAATTACAGCATGAGTATCTGAAAGACAAATAGCAAGCTCACATTTATACTTATTTGCGACTTCTTTGATTTGGGAAATATCAAGACCATCTTTGACTGATACCATTGAAAATTTACTCTCATCATTATCTATCGCTTCAAGCATAAACCTTGCACGCATTGTTACTAACTCTAGAGCCTTATCTAAACTTAAATTAGCAGAACAAATAAATGCTATAGCCTCACCTAAACTATAGCCACAAAGACCACTATCTGACTTCATAGACAATAAATCAAAAACTCCTTTAGACAGTATAGTTATAAATAATTGGGCAAATTTTTGATCAAATAAATACTTACTAAATTCATTCTTGTTTAGAAGATTTATATCAACTAGCTTTGATGCTTCCTCTAAAAAAGTAACGCCTCTTTCATCCCCGGATAAAAGTTTAAACATATCTGCATTTTGTAAACCTTGCCCACTAAAAGCATACATTATCGCCATACTAAGTCCTTATGATAATACTGTCCTAATAACAATAGTAAAGCTATCATATCAGCTACCCCTCCTGGACTAATATTTGCCGAAGAGAATTCTCTATGCACAGAAACTGCCTTGTTCAATAATTCTGTTGATTGACAATTTAATAAATCCTTTGAGCGATTTTTTGCATATATAAGAGTATCATAGCCACACCTATTTAAAATATTTGTATCATCCATATTCTGCATAAGATACACATAAGCATTGATAACAGCCATATCTAAGCTATTATGTTTATAGTCATAAATAAATTCATCAAAATAATCAAAAACTATAGAATAACCATCTATTGCTAAATCTTTAGCCCCTTTAATATTATATTTTTCTCTTTGCTGCTGACGTGATTTAGATATCAATGTATCATGCATTTGTAACGGCTTTTGCCACTGTAAAATAAAATTCTCTTTTAAATCTGACAAACCTATAATTTCATCAAAAGATGCAAGTGTTGCACTCATAAGCCCTAAGGCAAATATTGCTCCTTTGTGAGTATTTATACCATTAGTCACTCGTAACATTGTATTTTCAGCTTGTATTGCTAATTTTTTAAGCGCAAAAAAGTCACACCCTTTATTTCCATATCTAACAACTTGTGAAAAATAATTCCTTAAAGCAAATAGACTTTTATAGAAAGTATTAGCATCCATATCAGTATGGGCACCACTATCCACAAAACTAACCAAACCAGGCTTAGGATAGCTCTTTAACTCTAAAAAAAGAGCCTTTACAGCATAGCCAGCAACTTTTTTATAATCAGTTTTCATACAAGGTCGGCTCAAGCTCATATAATTTTGCTTTGTTGATAACACATATTGATGATTTTGTCTTACATATTAAATCATTAGTTTTATCACTAATTAGCTCTCTTAGGTTAATATCTCCAATATTATTAAAGCGTATTTCAATATCAACCTTACAGCTTAGACATGTTTGAAGACTCTCTAGAAGACCTTTTAAAAAGAATAAAGTTTGTCCACCATATATCAAAAGCATATCAATATCTGAAGTTTCTGTAAAAAGTTCTTTTTTAGTCAAATAACTAATAGCATAAGACCCATAAACATAAATTTCGTTTTGATCAAAAGCTTTAGTCTGCCATCCAAAATACTCAGATATTTCTCTTAAGGTTGGTGGTAATTGTATCTTAATAATATCAGTACTTTCAAACAGCATTGCCGCTTTTATTTTATGGCTTTTTTCTAGTGTAGAGACAGCAAGCTTAATTCCATTTTGAACATTATCTTGTCTTGCTACAATTAATGGATAAGAGTTTCCAACCCAAGCTTTAACAATACCTAAATTATTTTTATAAAAATCATCTAGCTTAAATGTAGCATTAGGTTTCACATAAGCAATATTATGACGATCTAGTAAACTTTCTAGCTGTTTAATATCTGCTCCATCACAGGTAAAGCCCACTTCCTCCCTCCTCGCTCAAAACCTAGTTTTGCACGCTCATCAGCCTCATAATCAAGATATAAATCTTTTTTTAAGTTTTCTGCAACTTCTTCAATTTCCAGAACCTTATGTATACCACCTAAGTTTTTAAAATTTTCTATTCCCGGAGCAAATACTGCAGAAGTTTTACTAAGCTCTTCTAATCTTGATTGAGGAATTTTTGTAACTTTAGCCATTCCTTCTAACCACATCACTGCTACTTTAGCTTCTGGAAGCGCATAGATTTGATCACACATTAACCCAAAGGCAATAAAACCACCACCAATTGCCTGATTATATACTGTAGATATCAAAGAGTGACCGCTATTTCTAGCTACTTCTAAAGTTTCTAAAAGATGAGCAAAGTATTGATTCATACTTAACCACTCATCTTGCATTGCTAGCTTTTGTCCCGCAACATCAACAGGCATAAATATAGGAGTCTGCTCACCCTCTTCAATAATTTCAATAATCTTCTCAGCCATTAATAATGCTTGTTTAACACCTAAGAAAGTATCATTTTCAACACCCAATATCTTAACAGGTTTACCATCTAAAATAGCTTGACCAAACACAACGCCATCAGTAGTTTTATAGTCACAACCTTCAACAAACACACTATTTAAAAAATCATCTGTTTTCATATCAACTCCTTTTGATATCTTCAGCTATTTTTAGAAAATCACTATAATTCATATCAAAAATCTTATCAGCCAACTCATCATAATTATTTACATTAAGATACTCAGCTTCTTCTCTACAATCTCCAGAGTCTAACAATCTTTGTTTAAGCAGTTTTTGTTCAGCTTTAACTACTTCTAAATCTAACCTAGCCTCTTTTTGAAGCGCTTCGCCGATTCTCATTCTAATCGTATCTATATTATTATCAGCAAAAAGTTCAGCTTCACTATTTAGATAACGTGTTTTACCTCCATAAACTCTCCATACAAGAGCCCGATCATTAGCATCAAATGCTTCAATCCCTTTAACTGCTTGAATAACCTCTGCTCCTGAGACTCCTATACGAGATACTTCAGAGACAATTCGACAATCTAGCGTTGCAGCAATAATTCCCATGCCTCCATAGGCACCATTTTTACCACAGATTACACCAATTGTCTTAACTCCATTTTTTCTCGCTATAAATATGGATCTAATAATTTCTGATATGGCAATTTCCCCGGCATTTGCCTCATGTAAACGAACACCTCCACTATCAATCAGTAAAATAACTGCCTCAATATTTTCTTTCACAGCTTTTTTAAATAATGCATTTAGCTTTGCACCATGCATCTCACCAACAGCGCCACCAATAAAATCTTTTTGCTGAGCAGCAACGAATACTTCTTTATTTTTTAAATTAGCCCTACCTAAAACAATACCATCATC
This window harbors:
- a CDS encoding biotin-independent malonate decarboxylase subunit gamma, with translation MKTDDFLNSVFVEGCDYKTTDGVVFGQAILDGKPVKILGVENDTFLGVKQALLMAEKIIEIIEEGEQTPIFMPVDVAGQKLAMQDEWLSMNQYFAHLLETLEVARNSGHSLISTVYNQAIGGGFIAFGLMCDQIYALPEAKVAVMWLEGMAKVTKIPQSRLEELSKTSAVFAPGIENFKNLGGIHKVLEIEEVAENLKKDLYLDYEADERAKLGFERGGRKWALPVMEQILNS
- a CDS encoding O-acetylhomoserine aminocarboxypropyltransferase/cysteine synthase family protein, encoding MSKYSLETLAVHRSIPEKSGSVQTPIHQTSSFVFESTEHAAKLFALEEFGSIYSRLTNPTVDEYASRLANLHGATGGFACSSGHAAQLLILLNLLQSGDHIVASKYLYGGSITQLTHTFPRQFGWQSTLVDINKLDEVRNAIQDNTKALYIESQSNPSGVIADIKALAEIAHEAGIPLIVDNTVATPYLLNPIEHGADIVSYSLTKYLSGNGSIVGGAVVDSGNFDWTANDKFPLLSEPDSSYNNISFAKAFGKLAFTVRGLAVGLRDIGATLSPHTAFLAIQGLETLGARLDRHVKNAEIVAKFLNAHPKVKKVNYAGLVNSPYNLLANKYFTKGLVGLLTIELENGFEAGKNLVEQTKLFTHCANIGDARSLIIHPASTTHSQLSEEEKLQSGISNGLVRLSVGLEDPNDLIEDLTQALEYSEVNYDGQCQKVI
- a CDS encoding shikimate dehydrogenase family protein, with protein sequence MLDIFKTPINTKTKLLLSTSGSNSSITRHNTAIQKLGLNLCYFTFEGEISAKTYTDTIKAPFINGGTVTAHNGLKSKVIPFLDYVEPLAQKTLAVNTIINKDGKLYGYNTDCHGLQTALAKGIKESKQDIKTAIIYGNGGVSGVAFKVLQDLGIKVTIIGRNAEKVAQKRKELGIENIPHFEGPYDLVVDATPISSSPNLEQNTQFIDLVKNTKIVFCHAMPEKDNKKNHLLEYCNKNSIFYISGEDMYIAQLIKQYMIYFENLNQKKISEEDIIAAWGL
- a CDS encoding triphosphoribosyl-dephospho-CoA synthase encodes the protein MKTDYKKVAGYAVKALFLELKSYPKPGLVSFVDSGAHTDMDANTFYKSLFALRNYFSQVVRYGNKGCDFFALKKLAIQAENTMLRVTNGINTHKGAIFALGLMSATLASFDEIIGLSDLKENFILQWQKPLQMHDTLISKSRQQQREKYNIKGAKDLAIDGYSIVFDYFDEFIYDYKHNSLDMAVINAYVYLMQNMDDTNILNRCGYDTLIYAKNRSKDLLNCQSTELLNKAVSVHREFSSANISPGGVADMIALLLLLGQYYHKDLVWR
- a CDS encoding dicarboxylate/amino acid:cation symporter, with protein sequence MNKKLTRNIILAMILGAIFGSIFHFFSDVFWVRQYLVNGILDIVGTIFITLMKMLVVPLVLVSIICGTSNISDPKILGRVGGKAICLYIMTTAIAISLAISIALLFNIGAGANIATTDLHYNTGQAQSLTQTILGLFTENPFKSFEQGNLLQIIVFAILFGLAISLTQEPSRQRINQWFQDINNVIMSLTNIVINLTPYGVFALISKLVITTEFSKFLHIFSYFFTVLLVLIIHLFITNGILIGILARLNPIKFFSKLLPVQLFAFSTASSNATIPLTLDTAENKVGIDRQICGFSIPLGATINMDGTAIMQGAATVFIAHIYNIDLSLSAYITVILTATLSSIGTAGIPSIGLITLTLVLSQVGLPVEGIALIIGIDRILDMVRTAVNITGDLAVSTVIAKSENYLHKDIFDK
- a CDS encoding phosphoribosyl-dephospho-CoA transferase MdcG domain-containing protein, which produces MGFTCDGADIKQLESLLDRHNIAYVKPNATFKLDDFYKNNLGIVKAWVGNSYPLIVARQDNVQNGIKLAVSTLEKSHKIKAAMLFESTDIIKIQLPPTLREISEYFGWQTKAFDQNEIYVYGSYAISYLTKKELFTETSDIDMLLIYGGQTLFFLKGLLESLQTCLSCKVDIEIRFNNIGDINLRELISDKTNDLICKTKSSICVINKAKLYELEPTLYEN
- a CDS encoding ACP S-malonyltransferase, which gives rise to MAIMYAFSGQGLQNADMFKLLSGDERGVTFLEEASKLVDINLLNKNEFSKYLFDQKFAQLFITILSKGVFDLLSMKSDSGLCGYSLGEAIAFICSANLSLDKALELVTMRARFMLEAIDNDESKFSMVSVKDGLDISQIKEVANKYKCELAICLSDTHAVIAGSNKELEVFANAVKELGAKFVKKVSVNVPSHTYFLKDATSKFASYLKQYDNCYLRYPIIDSLSLSKNYTSASATSFLAKELSTTLQFGKLSQCVFEYGYSNVVEIGPGFALKNIFNSHNTYTNCLSCNDFSSIEGMKKYLENVQ
- the mdcD gene encoding biotin-independent malonate decarboxylase subunit beta; translated protein: MQKLNYIFESTNSTTKGLACTVGVVGSGNCEVLVDKSKQEGKVTFDIFTSVDGFEQLWQAVCTDFVDEYRPEALSFRINDSGATPAVVALRLRQAIEVYYKQEVPKGSNYLELDARSRIASLFDNFEEFKCKGDCYSSHLNDLGITGEHDDGIVLGRANLKNKEVFVAAQQKDFIGGAVGEMHGAKLNALFKKAVKENIEAVILLIDSGGVRLHEANAGEIAISEIIRSIFIARKNGVKTIGVICGKNGAYGGMGIIAATLDCRIVSEVSRIGVSGAEVIQAVKGIEAFDANDRALVWRVYGGKTRYLNSEAELFADNNIDTIRMRIGEALQKEARLDLEVVKAEQKLLKQRLLDSGDCREEAEYLNVNNYDELADKIFDMNYSDFLKIAEDIKRS
- a CDS encoding homoserine O-acetyltransferase/O-succinyltransferase family protein, whose translation is MTVNVKKSFNYFSDLKVNFSNQISFKSTGIKHLRIAVVNLMPTVKETEKQWKDVLSQNSSTIVDFVFFHSLVRPSTRVQKSHLEKNYSNWQDYDFAELDGIVITGAPVELLAFEDVDFYEEVCEIITKSLEYDLSVMLVCWAAQAGLNYLYDIQKECLDHKLFGVYEHKPIKHDHPLLKGVEGQLKACVSRQTTIKDNNVLKYTDVILASPIDGLDCLVDKTHKITYMLNHLEYTQATLETEYLRDKAAAENITKPYGYYNDNGNIDYSWQNDRVAFYSNWLDTLKENKS